From the Paramormyrops kingsleyae isolate MSU_618 chromosome 7, PKINGS_0.4, whole genome shotgun sequence genome, one window contains:
- the LOC111843783 gene encoding transcription factor 4 isoform X8 translates to MYCAYTIPGVSGSSLMYYYNGKAVYAPPATTADYNRDSPVYPSTKASSTFPSSFFMPDGHHSTDPWSSPSGMSQTSYSGMLANSSHGSQSSSYCGLHPHERLSYPSHSSTDISSSLPPMSSFHRSGANHYSTASCTTTTNGTDSIMGNRSAGAPASSSQTGDALGKALASIYSPDHTNSNFSSNPSTPVGSPPSLTATSTSVWSRNGGQGPSSPNYEAPLHSLQSRIEDRLERLDDAIHVLRSHAVGPSPGMSSSHSDMHTLIGSSHNGALSNLSSGYSTGMLSANRHSIMVGAHREDGAGLRGSHPVVPNQVQVPQLPVQTATSPDLSQPPDPYRALSSGLQGQSTSSVSSEIKSEDEGDENLQDTKSLDGKKEEGDSKDLKSLDRSRSSNNDDEDLSPEQKIERERERRMANNARERLRVRDINEAFKELGRMVQLHLKSDKPQTKLLILHQAVAVILSLEQQVRERNLNPKAACLKRREEEKVSSDGPPLSLAGAHHSMGEGTNPMGQM, encoded by the exons GTATATGCCCCACCTGCGACCACTGCCGACTACAACCGGGACTCACCTGTCTATCCATCCACGAAGGCCAGCAGCACCTTCCCCAGCTCCTTCTTCATGCCAG ATGGCCACCACAGCACAGACCCATGGAGCTCACCCAGTGGCATGAGCCAGACCAGTTACAGTGGAATGCTTGCAAATTCCTCTCATGGTTCCCAGAGCAGCAGCTACTGTGGCCTACATCCTCACGAGAGACTT AGTTACCCGTCACACTCATCAACAGACATCAGTTCCAGTCTTCCTCCAATGTCCAGTTTTCATCGTAGTGGAGCAAATCACTACAGCACTGCATCCTGTACAACAACCACAAACGGAACAGACAGCATAATGG GTAACAGGTCAGCGGGTGCCCCTGCAAGCAGTTCCCAGACTGGTGACGCTTTAGGTAAAGCTCTGGCATCG ATTTACTCCCCAGATCACACAAATAGCAACTTCTCATCTAACCCATCAACTCCTGTCGGATCGCCCCCTTCACTCACAG CTACAAGCACATCAGTCTGGTCCAGAAATGGAGGACAGGGGCCCTCTTCTCCAAACTATGAGGCTCCATTGCACTCGTTG CAAAGCCGCATTGAGGACCGTCTGGAACGACTGGACGACGCTATCCATGTGCTGCGGAGCCATGCGGTGGGGCCTTCCCCTGGCATGTCCAGCAGCCATAGTGACATGCACACTTTGATAGGGTCATCGCATAATGGGGCCTTGAGCAACCTCAGCTCTGGATACAGCACAGGCATGCTGTCAGCCAACAGACACTCCATCATG GTTGGTGCCCATCGCGAGGATGGGGCTGGTCTTCGGGGCAGCCATCCAGTTGTACCAAATCAAGTTCAAGTCCCCCAACTTCCTGTGCAGACTGCAACATCGCCAGACCTGAGCCAACCACCAGATCCATACCGTG CTCTCTCTAGTGGACTCCAGGGACAGAGCACGTCATCAGTCAGCTCGGAAATCAAGTCCGAGGATGAGGGAGACGAAAACCTGCAGGACACTAAATCTCTGGACGGGAAGAAAGAGGAGGGTGACAGTAAGGACCTCAAATCGCTTGATAGATCAAGATCCAG TAATAACGACGATGAGGACCTTTCTCCAGAGCAGAAGatagagagggagagggagcgCAGGATGGCCAACAACGCACGAGAACGCCTGCGTGTGCGTGACATCAACGAGGCCTTCAAAGAGCTTGGGCGCATGGTACAGCTGCACCTGAAGAGCGACAAGCCACAGACCAAGCTGCTGATCCTGCACCAGGCCGTGGCCGTCATCCTCAGCCTGGAGCAGCAAGTCCGTG AGAGGAACTTGAATCCTAAAGCAGCCTGCTTGAagaggagggaggaggagaaggtgtCTTCAGATGGACCCCCACTCTCCCTAGCGGGGGCACACCACAGCATGGGAGAAGGCACCAATCCCATGGGACAAATGTAA